A stretch of DNA from Ailuropoda melanoleuca isolate Jingjing chromosome X, ASM200744v2, whole genome shotgun sequence:
gttGCTTGTAATGAGCATTGGCTGCTATATgcaagtgataaatcactaaattttactcctgaaactaatactacactatatgttaatgtGAATTTAAGtcaaatcttaaaattaaaaaataaatgaaacatggaagaaaaacataaaacttcaaattaaaataatcatccCCACTGTGTCAAAAATGTAAAGAGGTCCCCAGACTGGGTTATTCCAAGATTGGAAGACCTGAGTTCTAGTTGTGGCTCTAGTTGCTTAacttgctttgtgactttggtcaagtcagttcccctctctgggtctcatctgtaaaatgtgaatggTAATAATACATGCAGTACTAAAAATACAGGGTATTAACATAAGCATCAAATGAGAATGTTGAAAAGGTGCTTTAAGTGTAAATGATTTTACCAATGCAATTAACTTCCTTTACTCTCCTCCtcaaccttttctcttttttccccttttaaaaagattttgtttatctgagagtgagaaagagagagagagagatcacaagcaggggggaagggtagagggagcaggaagactgatgcaggacttgatcccagaactctgggatcatgacctgagccaaaggcagatccttaaccgactgaggcactcaggtgcccccaaactttTCTCTCTTGTCCATCCCCATTGTCTTCTTATTTCactctatttttattccttctctttctttcttcattctccctTAAGCAGGTCTCAGACTTCATGTCAGCAGTGTAGTTAggcagaaggaacacagccttaGAGTAAGAGGGACCTGGGTCTGACTCCTGGCTGTGCATTTTTCTTAGTTGTTGGGCAACTACATTGCCTCTTTGAGccacagttttattatttataaaatgggcacAAATAACACCTTCCTTGCAAGGTTGTTGGAAAATGTGGTAGATTGTCTGTAAATATGGCCAACAATTCCTCCCATCTCTGACAAGTATGTAGCCCTTCCTGTTAGGATAttccccactttttaaatttgGGCTTGCTGTGTGAGTTGTTTAGACCAATAGAACACAGCAGCAATGTTGCTGTATCACTTCTGGTCTTATGCCACAAAGGCTTTGTTTTTTACCCTTTGGAAGCCTTCCACCGTGTAAAAAATATCTGACTACTCTACTTAGAAGAGAGGCCAAATGGAGAAGTAGAGGCTGTTgataataaaatactaacaaaggAGGTGGGAAGCCGAGGCAGCCTTCAGCTCTTCCAGCCACCCCAGCTGAGTTGCCAGATATGAAGGTGCAGATACCATGGATTCTCCAGATCTAGCCAAGCTGTCTGAGGCAGCACCACATGGGATATAAATAAGATGTTCCCAGCAAGTCTTGTACAAATTGCAGATCGtgagcaaataaattttttaataaatttattatattatgttagtcaccatacagtacatccctagtttttgatgtaaagttccatttttgtttaaaccactaaattttggggtggtttgttcaCAACAATAGataaaagaaccaaagaaaataaatgagatagtaGCATCCCACCCAGTGGCTATCAGGTGTAGGTGCTCAACACATGCTTGTTCCTTCTCATTCAGAAGTGTCTTTGGGAAATGGCTGATCTAGTTAGTGGTGCTAcaagtgacttttaaaatagacaaatctgACCTCCAGTGTGCAAGGATGCAGAGCAATAACCACCCCTCATATACTTATAGGGACCTACTGAGGCCTATACAGGTTAAGATAgaccccaaatcacacagctgagTGTCCTCTCTTTGACCACAGTGAGCCTGGGCCACCTCAAAAGCAGGCTTGTAGATGAAAAAAATCTGGGGTGATGAAGTAATATCAGGTAAGATAAATAGTATTTCTTTGACCAATCATTCAATCTACCTGAAGGTTAACACTTGAGTGCTCACTATGTACTTAGCATTGCTTACAATAGCCCCAGAaatggatattattatttttcccattttccagataaggacactgaggcacaaaggCATTTTGTCAGCTATTGGGTTACCGGGAAGCACTGGGACTATTTAATGTATAGGATGTTAATTAGGGAGGCCTTCGGATTAACACTTGTAGTGGAAAAGCATTAGAGGAGGCAGGGTTGAGCAGGAGGTACTGATGAACTGCAATGCAGTTTTAATGGAAACCTCAGTCCACCCTATGGAGAGCTCTGAAACTAGGATGGTCTTTCACTGTTGTTCCCTATTGTATCTCTGTAAAGAGCGAGGCCTTTGTATTCCTGCATCAGTCACTGGATTCCTAGTCCCTAATTTCTAATTTAGAGTTATTTCATCTACTCCTATTATCAAACCATCCCAAAAGGGAGAaaggcttaaagaaaaaaaaaagatcatagagaaaagtagaaaaaaattgggCTCCAGAACCAATTCTGGATTCAaatcttgaaatttattttaccaGTTATTTAACtatgggcaagttatttaatttttctgagcttTGGTTTACCTTTTtggaaaatggtaataaaaacacTTAGCTTGAAAGATTATTTTgattaatgaatcactgaacactacatcaaaaactaatattgtactatatagtggctaactgaacataattaaaaaaagaaaatcaaatacaaaCATGCACATAAAGCATCTTGCACAGATTAACACAGAGTAAATactgaataaatggaaatactaatactaatactaataggGTAAATTATTGTGCACTGGTAtgtttggtttcctcatttgtagggTTGAGTGAATAAAAGTGCAGAGCTACCCAGAAGGGGAAAAGTCACTATATCTTTTCTATTACTCAGTAATTATAGGCACTCATCAGCATTCACTccaataaacaaatgtttatttaaaagaatttgtacAGACATAACACTCACGTTCAAGGAGCAGAGGAACtttttatattatgaataaaCACACAATGTGGCAACTTAAAACTACAgttaagaaaggaagggaaaatatcCTCTTTCCCCAGCCAAGGACTGAGACTTGGATCTAAAGTCAACCCTCATCTCTGTCCTTTAAGTCTGAGAGTGACATGACTAGAGATCTGATTTTGGTGCAGAGGAGAACTGTAGGGCCTGGGGATCCTGGGGAGTCCAGTGCCTTTTCTTTTGTAAGGGAAGGCCACCAACAGAATCTATAGGAAAGGGGGTGGCCAGCagctgacctgagctgagactgCCTTACAGAAGAAGGCAGACCCAAGAGGGAGAGATGACTGGAGCAGAAATCCCACCCTCTTACATACATAAAATGATTGGCACTCACTTGATTCTCAACTCATGCCTCTAACCCCTAATATATATCATTGAATAAGTGCCAGAATGgttttgaacaaaatatttttgagcatttgGCAACACAGGTATCAGCCTGGGGCCCCTCTTATCCTAAGGTAGCCCCTGCAGTAGAGCCCGGTGATTTAGGCAGCAAGTTATTTAGGACTTGTGGAGTGGGTGTAGCTCTCTGATTTTACTGTGGGGAACTTTTGCCACCGATTTGAAAAATGAAGGTTATGGGAAAGGCCTGCAGTCTCAGGATCTTTAGACGTACAACCTGTACCTGAGAACTTTAGCATATCTGGGAGACTGGCATGAAAGTGAACTTCATAATAACAGCCAGGCCTCCTAAATTCATATGAAAAGGAGGGCTTGTCCAACTTACCTCTGGGCCTTGCTTAGATGAGATGAAATGAGGGGGTGTGTGGGAAAGATATATACACCAATTCTACTGGGAAGTCCAGCAAGAAGACTGTTGTCCCTTCAGAGCCTAAAGCAAAAGTACAGGGAGGGGGCACACTGGAGCCTTCACCTGACACAAGAGCTTCCTCCGGCCCTCAGCCCTTAGGCCCCAGGCATCAGACACAAAAGGCGGAGAATCACATCTGGGTGTTCTGCCCTTCCCTCAGCTTCAAAAAAAGGCAGGGGTTAAAAtgtgggtgggagagaagggatcATCAGATACACTGTCATTAGCATCTGAACCATATCTCTTCTTAAGTCAGAAAccccaagagaagaaagaataagagcAAAGTGAGAGGGGTTGTGCTTCCATCACATTAAAAAGGAAACTCAGTAGAGGCGGGGTAGGGTGGTTTCAAATCAGGATATTAATCACTTTGGCCAAGGGGAGGGGTTATGTGTAGTAGAGCTCTATGTGTTCTCCATCTCTTCATTCATCCTGCTTCCGTTTTGGCTTTTTGGGGTTCCGGGACCTACTCTTGGCTTTGCACAGAGGACATATAGGTGCATTCCGGTgaatttgctgatgacatgacAAGCAAGCCTGGGGGGACAAAGAAAGTTAGTGATCAGATTCTTCTAGCCTACGGTTCAAACTTCTGATACCTAAGGGTCCAGAAAGCGATTGTGATTTCCCAATATTTTCCCAAACCATGATTTATGCTAATAAGCTACAAATGGTTTTTGCCCAGTAGAGATGTAGATAATTTCTGTTCCAAAGAAAAGATAATCACAAAGGTTACAGTTTATTGCCCTGTAGGACATCAACtagttctgtatttaattttgcaAACTTATTTCaacattcctttccttttcttactgTATAGTTATCTGTTTCTCATGCTTTTGGAACCAATTTTGTAATCCTGCTGACTCCCTCATTAACAACACATGCTCACTACATATTTTCACAAATCTTgttgctaactttttaaaattatgctttagCAGAGCCTGCCAACCTTACTGCATTGTAGCCCTTTGGGGGAATATGAAGCAATAAAAAGAGCTGTTCTGCTATAGCACATATACACCAACCCTTCCTCTGTCCCAAGCAAAGGCTGTTTTAGAAAGGCACCAAATAGATAACTACAAAGCCCCAATCCTAGTCTTCCATGGGGCTGCTTGAAGATACCTAGCTTCCTCCACAACCCCTACCCAGCTCACTTACCTTCATAGGTGGGGGTTGCTGCCTGAAGGTGGCTGTCTGCCGAGTGTCCTGCTTTCTAGCCACTTGGAGTTGCtgggcagcagcagctgcagcggCCAGAGACTCAGGGATTGGGGGCTCCTGAGGCTCTGTCTGCCACTCCGCTTTCTGCTTCTCAAAGTAACTTTGGAGATGAAAGACATTAGTTGGATCATTCTGAAAGCAAGGAGAACCTTGTGGCTCTTAAAGACTCTATGCCACAGAACCAAAGGGGTTGGGCTGTGGCTCACTATAGAAAGTTCCTGCACCATCCCCAGCACAAGGTTCTTCTCCCTGGGTACCTGGGCCATTGTCTGATGGGAAGGGtaatcctcctcctccctggctctgACAGATCCAGAAAATCAAGACTTGCAGGGCTAGCAAAGTCCCTAAAGGGCATTTGCCTACTGTTCATCCCATGTACCCTTGCAATATTCCCATTAAGTGTCCTCAGGCCCCTGTTGACATACTTCTAGGAATATGAAGCTTACCACTTCCACAGGCAGCCTGCTCTACTTTAAGGAAATGTGCTTCCTACTACTGAACTGAACTCTCTCTGTAAGATGAGTGTAGTTCTTAATTCTGGGCCTTAAGATGAAGTTCCAGGCTAGCCCCTGGAGACCATGAAAGCCCAGCCTTCTATGTTTTCAAAGACCTTGACTTTGGAAGTGACCTCTTAAGTGACCTCTTAAGAGTCACTcacactcccccccacacacacacagagtcttaGACACAGTCTTGTGTTATCAAAATTgcacaaagaatttaaaaaaaaaaactacctggTAATACTAGTCTAATCATCCTTATTTTGATACacagagacttgcccaaggtcctacAATGAGTCAGTCACTGACAGGGCTGAAGCTAGGACTGGGTATGATGGGTACCACTTTTAAACCAGgctttatgtgtgtatatgtgcctctgtatgtgtgtgtatatgtgtgtgttgtgtgtgtgtgtgtgtgtgtgtgtgtgtgtgtgttgtgtgtatggtGCAGGGACAGGAAATAGGCATCTTACTCCAAGGAGagcttctcctcctcttcacATAGGTCAGGGAGCCTCTGCAGGCCTAGAGTCATGCGTAGGGCATCCACATGTTCCTTCAGTGGCTTATACTCATCATGTAGCCGCCGGGTAGACTCTAGCAACTTATTTAGGTCATTCTCAGACTGTTTGATGGTGCTTTCCATCTGGAACACAGAGTgaggaaggtacagagaaaaGACACCATCATTCTCTACAAGGCTCTACAGCTAAGTGGATAAAATAGCCCAGGCTGCAGATCCACACCAATCTATATGGTCAAGTCTTTCATTCaccatgtattctttttttttaatgttttttttaattacattagtaccatacagtacatccctggtttccgatgtaaagttcgatgattcattagttgcgtatatcacccagtgcaccatgcaatacgtgccctccccaccacccatcaccagcctatcccattcccccaccccctcccctctgaggccctcagtttgtttctcatagtccatagtctctcatgcttcattcccccttctgattaccccccctttctttatcctttcttcccctaatgatcttcctagttcttatggtccatagatgagagaaatcatatgataattgtctttctctgcttgacttatttcactaagcattgtctcctccagtgccatccatgttgcagcaaatgttgagaattcgttctttctgatagctgagtaatattccattgtattcgttctttctgatagctgagtaatattccattgtatatatggaccacaacttcttattccagtcatctgttgaagggcatcttggctccttccacgatttagctattgtggacaatgctgctatgaacattggggtgcatatggcccttctcttcactatgtctttatctttggggtaaatacccagtagtgcaatggctgggtcatagggttttccagagtggctgtaccaacttgcattcccaccaacaatgtaggagggatcccctttctccacatcctctgaacaattgttgtttcttgcattgtcaatttttgccattctaactagtgtaaggtgatatctcaatgtggttttgatttgaatttccctgatggctaatgattttgaacatttttccgTCATTCACCATGTATTCTATGTGACTCTTGTCaaacctcagtttttttcatctttattatggTGATAATAATTGTTCCTTCTTCATATAGTCTTATGAAGACTGAGATTGAATTCATATAAAGCTCTCAGTACAGAGGCTACCACAGAGTAaaggctcaataaatggtagttattattCAAATATAGCACCTTAAAGCTAGAATGGCCCTTATAGCTTATTTAGTCTGCCCCcccaccattttacagatcagagaattgagactcagaaagaaaaaacttaagaaaattccCCAGAGAAATACTTCTAAGGGGCAAAGCATAGACAAAGCCTTGGGGCTTAAGCTTCCAAGGCTGATGGTTTTTCTcttagatcagtggttttcaaaatgtaGTCACCAAATCAGcagcattagcatcacctggaaactcaTTAGGAATGCAACTTCTCAGGCATGGCCCCAGacacataaaaatcagaaattctggggtgGAGTCCATTAATCTATGTTTTAAGAACCTCTTCAGGTTACTTTGATTCATGTTTAAGTTTGACATGCACTGGCTTAGATTTTCAGCCCCTCTGTGGCTAATGTTTTGTTATTTGTATTGGCTTTATGTCCTTAGTTAGCGGGAAGCACCTCATGAATCCCTGGAATCCTGTGATCTTGTGACACAGAAAATACCAAGTACCTACTGTCCAAATCacattaatatttcctttaagaTCCTAGGCTTGCTGATACCAGGAAATAAGCATTGCCATATAAATGAGTTTCCCAAGAATAGAAACAACTCCTtcaaatgtagtttttaaaaatgtttctcattgTCCCAGGCTATAAGGATTGGAAAGGACCTTATAAGACAGCACCTTCAACTTTCCTCCTTGTGCATCAGCACTGCAGCCCAGAGAGTTGATCATTCACTCTACTTGAATAACTCCAAAAATTGGGGAACTTATCACCTTAGCAGGCAGTTCATTCCCTATGTTCCAAGTATCTCCAAAAGAGAGACTCTAATGAGGAAGCTACACTTTAGTAGGCTGGCAGAGATTGTTTAGCCTACCTGGAAGCTTTGGAGCCCTTTGAGCTAGACCCCAGAGGCAGCTGTCTGCTCTGCTTTACCCCAAGGCTAGCTCTCAACTCCCAAACTCCCAGGATGTGAGCACATTAGTGCTAAAAGAGACCTTAGAGGTGAATGAAACCCTGTCAtagtaaagagagagaaaatgaggcccaggaaaaaaaggaacttg
This window harbors:
- the ZC4H2 gene encoding zinc finger C4H2 domain-containing protein isoform X2; protein product: MADEQEIMCKLESIKEIRNKTLQMEKIKARLKAEFEALESEERHLKEYKQEMDLLLQEKMAHVEELRLIHADINVMESTIKQSENDLNKLLESTRRLHDEYKPLKEHVDALRMTLGLQRLPDLCEEEEKLSLELACHVISKFTGMHLYVLCAKPRVGPGTPKSQNGSRMNEEMENT
- the ZC4H2 gene encoding zinc finger C4H2 domain-containing protein isoform X1 encodes the protein MADEQEIMCKLESIKEIRNKTLQMEKIKARLKAEFEALESEERHLKEYKQEMDLLLQEKMAHVEELRLIHADINVMESTIKQSENDLNKLLESTRRLHDEYKPLKEHVDALRMTLGLQRLPDLCEEEEKLSLDYFEKQKAEWQTEPQEPPIPESLAAAAAAAQQLQVARKQDTRQTATFRQQPPPMKACLSCHQQIHRNAPICPLCKAKSRSRNPKKPKRKQDE